A genomic window from Arthrobacter sp. FW306-07-I includes:
- a CDS encoding class II fructose-bisphosphate aldolase: protein GIGGLSANHEWLQSGGIELYGAACRALAERAKVPVATLFNEADSFAEAAGGLGAGFNSVMMHTQGWDQNKLIADTAALVAAAHAVNVAVEGEIGALAEIKGGILDAAGASYTTPEAAELFVRETGVDCLAVAVGNVHFVTGGHVPTVQVDLIKEIGNTVDVPLVLHGGSGTPDEQTRQAVEAGITKVNVGTKLKHVFGQALVAELGRPVEDPNLVFGSRFEGDANSRAGVALRKEIQRLMDVFGSTGQAGR from the coding sequence TCGGAATCGGCGGACTCTCCGCAAACCACGAATGGCTGCAGTCCGGAGGCATCGAACTCTACGGTGCGGCCTGCCGTGCCCTGGCCGAGCGGGCCAAGGTTCCGGTGGCCACTTTGTTCAACGAGGCCGACAGTTTCGCCGAAGCCGCAGGGGGGCTCGGGGCCGGCTTCAACTCGGTCATGATGCACACGCAGGGGTGGGACCAGAACAAGCTGATCGCGGACACGGCAGCACTGGTCGCAGCAGCCCATGCCGTCAACGTCGCTGTCGAAGGTGAAATCGGCGCCCTGGCGGAAATCAAGGGTGGCATACTGGACGCCGCCGGCGCCTCCTACACGACTCCGGAAGCCGCCGAACTCTTCGTCCGTGAAACCGGAGTGGACTGCCTCGCGGTTGCCGTCGGGAACGTCCACTTCGTCACCGGCGGCCACGTGCCCACGGTTCAGGTGGACCTCATCAAGGAAATCGGCAACACCGTCGATGTGCCCCTCGTTCTGCACGGCGGATCCGGCACACCGGACGAGCAGACGCGGCAGGCTGTGGAAGCCGGCATCACCAAGGTCAACGTCGGGACCAAGCTCAAGCATGTGTTTGGCCAGGCCCTCGTTGCCGAGCTGGGCCGCCCGGTCGAGGACCCGAACCTCGTCTTCGGTTCACGGTTCGAGGGCGATGCCAATTCCCGCGCAGGCGTGGCGCTGCGTAAGGAGATCCAGCGGCTCATGGACGTCTTCGGCTCCACCGGTCAGGCCGGCCGCTAA